CTGTGCCACCTGGGAGGCCAACCAGCGGTCTTGGTCGACCCAAGACTGCCTTGTCATCCAAACCAACACAACCCACACCACATGCAGCTGCTCCAAGCTGGGCTCGTTCGCCATCCTGACCACGGAGGAGTCTGTCCAAGTGTCTCAGATGTCTCAAGAAGAGCAGAAAGGAGTGATTTTGGGATCCGTCGTGGCAGGAGCTCTTGTGTTCTTCGCCTTCGCCATCCTTCTTCTGAAGCTGGTATTGAACGGCAGATGTCAACGCTCATCCAAGGTTTCGGAGACCTCTTATCCACCATTGACTTCGTCACCGACCTTGTCCGGGGTGTCTGCTCCGGATCTGACTCAAAGAAGGCCGGGAACGTACCTTCAACAAGCCATTGTGGACAATTCACCGGGGTTCTATCATCAACAAAAGCCAACCACTAGTTCTACAACAACTAACACCCATCTCCGACAACTAGCCCAACCCCAACAACCCTCCATTCACACCATCTATCGAACGGATAAAAGGCAAACGCTAATGATGCCCTTTCAACGACCAGAATCGCACATCTACTCCGAGATTATTTACAATCAACTTCAACGtcagcatcagcatcagcatcacCTCCATCACAATCACAGTCGGTTTCCCTCGGATGCCTCGTCTTCATCTCCTATTCATGCTAATGGAGATGTCACCCCTTCCATGGCCCATGAGCAGCTGAACGCACCAAAGCCGCTTCATCAGCATTTGTGGCAGGGCCAACAAAACCTTTTCTATTGTGACGACGGTACCATGATCGCACGGACCCTTCatcgaccaccaccaccactaccaccaccaccacatcaTCAACAGgagcaacaccaacaacaacaacatgagCAGCAACAACACAAGCAGCAGCAAGCTCAGCAATGTCAGCATttgcagcaacaacaacatgcaATTCAGTCGGCTTTTGCCTCGTCGTCTTGCTCTCCTTCATCGTCTTCGTCGCCAACCGCGATGATGGCTAATGCCTCTGCTCCACTTGCAATCACACTTCAAGATGGAGATCAATTTGTCAGGCTTAGCTTAGAGGATCCTTATAATCTTGAGCCTGGAAGGCACTTTCAACTTCACCACTCATGATTGGTCGTGCTCGGTTGAaaactcaaatattgataatcGATTCCACGACGATGCTCAGTCAAGCGCTTTGATAAGGGTTGGTCGAGGGCTTCTGTGATATTCCTCTTTCCTTCATACGTGCTTCTCACCAAGTTGAAAAGCCAGTTTTTGTGTCTAAAAAATGCATATGCCATACTGAAACCTTGTTACAAAACGAAATAAAAGAGGAGAAATTCCTACCAAGCATTCAAAGCCTTAAGTGTCGATTTCCATCTCCCGTGAGAGAGTGCGATCCGGAAGTAATTCCACAAATTAAGTCAGCACGACTCCGATCAATCATGAGAGGAAACCATTCTTCCCTTTGGTATTGATTCCGTGTGATTGAGGGCCACTGCCACTTTTGGCaacaccaccacaaccaccaccaccaccacctctaCCAACCCCACCAGAATGCGTCTCCACCCCTGCACGAGTTCAAATCGATCGCTAGATAGCTTGCTTGTCTTGCTAGTCGAGAATCTGGGAAACGAAACGTGGAGCTATTTCGAGAAAGTTTCTCGGCGACATTCACTCTCCTTGATTCGATCATCCCGGCCCATATTATGCATTTATATTGCCTCATCTAATTTCCGTCCCAAATCCCCTTAAAACTGACACGTGGGAACACGGAATTACCATAGACACATCTCCCTCCCCAGCTAGAGCACCCATATGAGCCAACAGTACGATCCACACTTCATCTTCCACCGTAGCTTTGTGGACTAGACTTGCCTCGTCAGGTGCATCAGTTTCGGGCAGATGTCCTCACGCACCACCTGAAGGCCCCTCTTGGCTTTTGTTATGAACCCGTAGAATGATGGCACAGGGGATGTGCTATCTCTGATGGATTTGGTGCATCTTGTCAGACTGTCGTGTGAATAATGTGTGATACATCGTGCAATTGGTGTGATCCATCAAATTGGGCGGAATATCCCCCTCCCCACGTTGCCGTAGATCTGCCCAAAAACATATCAGAGGCTTGAAAGCGCCCACGGAAATCGTCTAAAAGCGAGCTTGCTTTTATAGAATCACAACGGCAACTGGCCTAGATTTATTCTGCAGAGGACGTTTATTTgaggcgaaaaaaaaaacaaattcgaTGAGACGACTCTAATGAAGAACAATGAAGAGTCAAGGGTATTCGATTGATCGTGCCCTTTATGAACGGGTCGAAAGTTCTAATTAATAGCGTGACGGACTTCATTTCCTTAATGTACAGACGACCAAGTTTTTGAGAATCAATCCAACTCTTAGACTACCACGTCCAAATCACTTTGGACGAGACAGATCGTTCCAGAATTGAGAGCAGAAGAAGAGAGTTAAAAGCTTTTCTAGGCTTGTTTCAAGAGCACCGAAACTGAATGGAAGAGGTTCTATTACCAAAAAGAGTCATCACATTTCAAGCGTGTCTCCATTTTATGGACGAATATCGGGTTCGTACAACTAACTTGAAATGCTTGCCATAAAGGGTGAAAAGCTTTCAAAGCTCTTTTCCAAGCTCTCGGGAGAAGAACAACAACTTATCGACCTTGAAATGATTGGCCAAGATTGTGAAGAAAGGCAAGCGGATAAGGTTAAACAAGTCATAGGACGATTTATTTTGGTaattgaggattttttttatcacagATACTAAAAGAGAGTAACTCACTTCAAACACTACTAGCATACACGCACAATACGACTGATGATGGTTTtgacaattacttttttttcaactgcATGTATGAATAATGAATGGGATCGACTTCACCAAGTGAAGAACGATCCTCACCACCAACCACGTCATTATTAATGATAAATGGATCGACTGGAAGGATGTTGATCTTCATGTTTCGCTTCAGGATCGATTTTCAAGCTTACAAATTGGTCGCCTCCTTGTAAGGCAATTGTGATTGGGGCCTCCAGACTGACCGAGGGACGACCGTTGGCTCCCGACACCACGGGGTAAATCAGGGGCCTATGACCGGGCCGACGTTGGGCCGTATGGGCCATTCGAAAGGAACTATTGGCACTGTTGCTCACCGTGGCCACGCCACCGTCGCCACCACCGCGATGGGTTGTCATGAATTGATGCTGGTGATGGGGGTTTCTTAAACCAGTTTTCTGGAAACCAGACCCATCATGATTGGGCTCACCATTCCGTCGGATATGATTGCTTCTAATGAGAGGTCTCTCCTCGGCGAAGCGCTGGGGGTGACTGCTTCGTAAGCGTAGGTCATCATCCGAGATATCTGACAACTGTATATCAGAAACGGCCGTTTCTGATGAGTCGAGATGAGCATAGACGGGGTCGATTTCCATATAGATATGGTGCCCATACGGGTCGCACTGGTTCAAGGCAATCAGATGACGCCCAGTGGGGGTCCCGCGGAAGACAGGCCGTTGAACGGGAGCTCCCTTCACCATCGGATGAGACTGACTGGCAGGCATTTGTTGCGGGCCAGGTTGCTGAGGTTTGATTTGATGGAAGTCCGAGTTATTGTGAGCTGCCTTCAGAACCTGTTCCAAATAAGTCTGATTGGTGGGCGTGCCACTCGAAACAGTGGTCGAGGTTGGAGATGAAGTCAGAGGGGGATAAAAGCCACATGAGCTGGTCGTGCTCTCACTCTTCTTACATCGAAAGATCCCGTTTGGACTATTAGCCTGCACAAATTTCTGAACGCGCGGCTTCAGATCGAACCGTCGGATCACTATGAACACCACAATGAGCAAGAGAATGGCCAAAACCACGGCCAGAACTATGACGATTATGGTGGAGAAATGTGGGGAGAGCTCACCGGAGGCGGCATGAGGTTCNNNNNNNNNNNNNNNNNNNNNNNNNNNNNNNNNGCCGTGGCAAAGGCATTGGATTTCTCAGCGCCAAGGTCCTGCCATGATTGAATTTGCTCATCCTCCAAGAGATTGGAGCCGGTCTTGAGTACGTTTTGCAACAATTCAGACACCTTGACTTCCTTCTCCTCATCCGACGGGATCACATACAACTCCTGACGCAATCGGTGGGCCAGACCTTGAATCACACTCGTCACAATGGGGATGTCTCCACCGTAGAGTGACCTCTGCGCAGTGAGAGCTGCCAATTCGGAACTAATCGTGTCTCTGGAACCAATGGCATGCATACGCGACTCCAATCGACTCAGCCACAGCGACTGGCACTCGCTCAAGTTGGGCGTCTCGCTTGACCAGACGCCCTCGCTTGAGCACGACCACCTGGCGAACCCCGATGACCCCGGGGGACAGACTTGGATGGCTTCCTGACCTGGTTCGGTCCAATTCCAGAACAGATTCCGAACNNNNNNNNNNNNNNNNNNNNNNNNNNNNNNNNNNNNGTGGCACACACGGGATCCCAAACTTCCAGCGGGTTCAAATGATACAGGGTGAACAATACCGGGTGCTTGAGGTGAATCGCCCTGCCTTGATTAACAGAAGCGCCAAGCACTTTGGAATTGATCCGCTTGGTGCCGAGTCCAGGCAGCAGTTTTTCGAGATTATCATACAGGAAGAACACGATTCTCACAGCTCCGTTTTCACTGGTTTCGACCAGACTCTTGGTGGCCACTTGGAGCCACGAGATTTCTTCGCTTGAGTTTACGGTATCGCTCTCATCATCGCGATTGACAGGAAATAACTGATCACTCACTTCCCGAGCTCTCAGCACACGAATGGAGGCCAAGATGTTATTAGTGGATTCCATCAAATTCTTCTCATTGTTGATGGTCTGAGCCAACAAGAGAGCACTCTCCTCGATTCCCACCATTAGAGCCGTGGCAAAGGCATTGGATTTCTCAGCGCCAAGGTCCTGCCATGATTGAATTTNNNNNNNNNNNNNNNNNNNNNNNNNNNNNNNNNNNNGTCGCCTCCTTGTAAGGCAATTGTGATTGGGGCCTCCAGACTGACCGAGGGACGACCGTTGGCTCCCGACACCACNNNNNNNNNNNNNNNNNNNNNNNNNNNNNNNNNNNNNNNNNNNNNNNNNNNNNNNNNNNNNNNNNNNNNNNNNNNNNNNNNNNNNNNNNNNNNNNNNNNNNNNNNNNNNNNNNNNNNNNNNNNNNNNNNNNNNNNNNNNNNNNNNNNNNNNNNNNNNNNNNNNNNNNNNNNNNNNNNNNNNNNNNNNNNNNNNNNNNNNNNNNNNNNNNNNNNNNNNNNNNNNNNNNNNNNNNNNNNNNNNNNNNNNNNNNNNNNNNNNNNNNNNNNNNNNNNNNNNNNNNNNNNNNNNNNNNNNNNNNNNNNNNNNNNNNNNNNNNNNNNNNNNNNNNNNNNNNNNNNNNNNNNNNNNNNNNNNNNNNNNNNNNNNNNNNNNNNNNNNNNNNNNNNNNNNNNNNNNNNNNNNNNNNNNNNNNNNNNNNNNNNNNNNNNNNNNNNNNNNNNNNNNNNNNNNNNNNNNNNNNNNNNNNNNNNNNNNNNNNNNNNNNNNNNNNNNNNNNNNNNNNNNNNNNNNNNNNNNNNNNNNNNNNNNNNNNNNNNNNNNNNNNNNNNNNNNNNNNNNNNNNNTGTCCTGTTTCACGGGTTGGCAGGTGTAGTGTACCTCTACGTATTTGTTCGTTCCGGGGCAAGGGTCACCGAAAATGGCGGCGTCCACCGGGATCTTGCACCTCGGTTTCATTTTGCATCTGAAACGAGCGTATGGAGAGTGAGTATTTATGGAGCGAATGGAACCACATTCAAGGGGAAGAAAGAAGTTGTCGAACCCGGCGGGTCTTTAATCCAAGGATTCGTGAAATGAGGCAAATGCCATAAAAGGATTTTAAGATATGCTAATTTCTTTCTCCCCGACTGGCTGCGGTGCGTCGTTTCCTACCTC
This DNA window, taken from Tigriopus californicus strain San Diego chromosome 9, Tcal_SD_v2.1, whole genome shotgun sequence, encodes the following:
- the LOC131886510 gene encoding latrophilin Cirl-like (The sequence of the model RefSeq protein was modified relative to this genomic sequence to represent the inferred CDS: added 888 bases not found in genome assembly), whose protein sequence is MSASDSTSDMMSVNDGVVSSLSPSLPLRMRNGRVMMLFLLTLTATSLTSSVKGLSLDRRTKYGCEGTTLEIRCEAGTVINLVRANFGRFSISICNDIGNTDWSVNCMEPRTLRVINSRCKMKPRCKIPVDAAIFGDPCPGTNKYVEVHYTCQPVKQDKTTPKALPPWLLDLAATPASISTSTTTTTTTTTPTPTTTTTTGSTSTAHSTTSNPSPGTTNAISNATQGMGRIESPTPDRSIPVDLQTEDMRERAVSNGTLDMLINHCPPQTVRNLFWNWTEPGQEAIQVCPPGSSGFARWSCSSEGVWSSETPNLSECQSLWLSRLESRMHAIGSRDTISSELAALTAQRSLYGGDIPIVTSVIQGLAHRLRQELYVIPSDEEKEVKVSELLQNVLKTASNLLEDDQIQSWQDLGAEKSNAFATALMVGIEESALLLAQTINNEKNLMESTNNILASIRVLRAREVSDQLFPVNRDDESDTVNSSEEISWLQVATKSLVETSENGAVRIVFFLYDNLEKLLPGLGTKRINSKVLGASVNQGRAIHLKHPVLFTLYHLNPLEVWDPVCATWDYSNRSWDSEHCQVLHSNSSATTCQCHRIANYAVLSEVKPPVSAEPHAASGELSPHFSTIIVIVLAVVLAILLLIVVFIVIRRFDLKPRVQKFVQANSPNGIFRCKKSESTTSSCGFYPPLTSSPTSTTVSSGTPTNQTYLEQVLKAAHNNSDFHQIKPQQPGPQQMPASQSHPMVKGAPVQRPVFRGTPTGRHLIALNQCDPYGHHIYMEIDPVYAHLDSSETAVSDIQLSDISDDDLRLRSSHPQRFAEERPLIRSNHIRRNGEPNHDGSGFQKTGLRNPHHQHQFMTTHRGGGDGGVATVSNSANSSFRMAHTAQRRPGHRPLIYPVVSGANGRPSVSLEAPITIALQGGDQFVSLKIDPEAKHEDQHPSSRSIYH